Sequence from the Helianthus annuus cultivar XRQ/B chromosome 13, HanXRQr2.0-SUNRISE, whole genome shotgun sequence genome:
CTAAATTTTTGTTCCTATCGCTATGTTTCGGATTATATGTTCGGATCGGCTATTCAATTCGGGTCGGGTCAAGAAAACCGTGAAGTGAAACTAATGTTATGAACTTATGAACaacaaatttattttttaatattaacttAGTTATTATGAACAAcgaatttattttttaatattaaattagtgatatgataaaaagaaaaaaaaaagatgattaCCTAATGGTTTTACTCTGGTAATGAGACTTAATAGCTTTTACCATATCTTTTCATTGTTTTCTTGATTTCCTATCGTAATTATAAATATTATATTAACTGAATGAGGAATATACTCTCGAAAACAAAGAATTATTGTTCTGTAGAGGTTTAAGTTTTTAAAAGGCGacattaatatataaataaaaagagtcgaaaaggaaaaagaaagaaacaatTTTGTTCTTTTGCATTTTTATTCTTTTATAAAAGAATAAAATTACAAATAGTGGACTGACTGTACAGAAAACAAAATAATAAGTTGTTTATGTTGATTAAAAGAAAAggtaaatataaaataaataaaaacactgTTTTAGTAAATAGTTTTGAAAGAACACCAAAATGGTAAATACTTTTTTCACCAACACTACTTTAGGAGAAAACTCCACTTAATTTGAGGAATGGTATGTTTATCAAGTTTAGAAATGGGGACTGGTTCGGGTCGGGTATTGGTAATTCCAAGTCCATACCTGGTTGTAATTCTGTATCTCATATCCGGTTCGTTATCCGTCGCGTATTTATCGGGTAATTACctatcgggtatcgggtatactcGCAGATATAGGGTATACCcgttaatttattaaaaatacctTTGAGACTCCTATGTGCATTTTCTACTctaatgtttatataattttaCTATTTTAATAACAACAATAAGGTTTATATTGAATGTGTTGATAGCTAAACATTCTCGTCTTGTGTTATGTTGGTAAAGTTTAGAAGTTGTTCTACCCTTATTAATTTAGCGATTAATCTAGACCTTAGCAATAAAATTTGAAGTATTAAGCGAGTCGTATAAGCTAAATAATACGACCATGATAGTACACAATGCCTGGAATGTATTCCATGTTATAATGGAGAAAAAAATGTTGCTGGTAGAAGACTCGAAGAATTTATTTTACTAGATCTTTTTATAAACCTTGTTTGAAAAAGTTATAAACTCTTACTAAAGTGATTATGTGTGGTCTTCTCTTaactaggggtgtgaatttcttgCATAAAAGGAAAACACGAAATTCAAATTCGCAATTTTATTCGATTACTTTGGATCTAATATACAGTACAAGTCGGGTTTTGGGGATCTATTTTACGGATGTTACAGTCCAAATGGGTTTGAGTAAACTTCAGTTTGAACTTGCGAACAAATTAAACTAAACAGGTCATGTTTGTGTCAAACCCAACAGGTTCACGAGTTGACTCGTTTAAGCCATTTATTTATCTTTTATGAAATATGATTTATATACTAACTTAAACCATTTAACTACTTTTATATGCCAAAACTTAAAAGTTTAAAAGTAAATTGGCTTAGATCAAACATAATAActgatttaaaaataaaaataatatttacatttAGAATGTAATTAAAAAACGTGTGTTACACGATTTTTCATGTACAGGCTCTTGTCGGACTCAACCCACGAACATGATCGTTTTAGCAGACTTATCCACAACATCCCTCATTGGTAAAGTGTACTACAAACACGATGAAGGCTAACACATTTGCATTATATTGATAACATTGATCGCTAAATTGGGAAAGTAAAAACAATTTCTAGACGTTTTTAACTTACTAGAAGGCAAAAATATATGAACACTAACAACATGCTGATTGTAAATATATTGTAAAAACGGATAGAAACGTATGATGGTTTGTATAAAGTGTTATAAATTCTTTCATCATGGTAACAAAGTGCAAAGTGAGACACGTTTAGTAACCAATTTTTTACTGTCTAGACGCTCTCTTTGTAATGTAATTGTTAAGAAACTAAGAGGACAATAAAACTCATAATACATAGATTTATAGAGAGCAACTTTAAACTCATTAAAACTGGCAAGGAGGCTTAATATATACCTTTTTCCACAAGGTGTCATGAACACATGCAACTATTATGGCACCAAATGTACTCTAACCCACTAATTTGAAAATGTACACAATACCACTAATTAAGGTGGTTAATTACACAGATCAAACACAAAATAGAATTAGTCTTGTGATTCTAAAACATTTGGGTTTGTTATGATGACCCTCATAGGTAATATAGCACCGACGCATACCGATAATCTCTTTGTATATGTGACAATTCGCATTTTCAGGTTATTTACCGTTAACCTTTCTCAGTTAAATCTTTATGATTTATAGAACACTCATGCATGCTTTGTGTCACACGTGTAAATTTTAATATACGAAACTAATACAAACTAGTGGGACTAGTCTTGTACATACACCAAAGCTAAATTGTTAACTTTCCATACAAGTTTCAGGGTTTAGAAACTTGGGGGCCTAGATGTGTGTAATAACAAACTAGAGTTATAACTTTCTATACAAGAATCGAGAATTAGAAACATGGGGGACTATTGGTGtaattagcaaaaaaaaaaaaaaaaaaaaacaacaaaacaatcCTAACCCCTAACCCGCCCCCATAACCCTACGACCTCTCATGGCTCTCCTCTCTAAACGACGAAGAACAAGGCCCCAAATCCGTTCGGTTTCAAGCTATTATCGATCCACATCACTCACTTGATTTGGTAACGCATTTAGTTTAGTTTTATTCTTGTTAATTGTATAAAGTATGGCTGCGTTTTCTGATTTTCTTGATGTTCTTAATTTTATGATGATGCTAGTAGTCTAAGATTGCTAGAAATAATGTTCGTTTAGTGTTTGATCACATATGTGTTTGTTTAATaactagggttttgatttttATAAAGATCTTGGCATGAATATTGATAGATTGGTGTGATTCTTGATGAATAAGAGAGGTATAATATGAAATATATGTTAATAATCTGCTGTAAATATGGAGTACATGTCATTCTTGGCTACTAGGGAGGTGATTAAAAATCATAAAAGTCGTTTTGGGAGTCGGGTAACAAAACAAAATCTGTCCAGAACGTTACAGCCGACTTTAATCGGCTGTAACCAGGTCCAAAGTTAATAAATAGTGTTGTTTCTTGAGTCTATGATATACTTCCAGGAAATACCTTTCAAACCGCACTAGAATTGCATTTTTTGATGCCGTTTGTATTTTAAATGAGTTATTTCGTGTCAAAGGTCCAGGCTTCATTTTCTGTCATCAGAAAGTTATTAATCAGACATAGGtgtaaagaatgatttttagGAATTATTCTGTAAATATTTAGGTCATGAGAAAAATATACTAGTATTCGGGTACTAAGTAACACGTTGTGTTAAAATATCATAATTTTCTGAGTTCGTTTAGTATTTTAAAGAAATTCTAGAAAACAGCCTAAATTCTAATGTGAAACTGTaatgaactgaaagtgtttgtaaacgttttaaatatacatatatgttaCAACAAAGTGTTAACCAATGACTTCGGTCTTCTGAGCAAAAATTTCGAGCCTCCGAAATCTCTCTTTATATGTTATTAGAAACATTAGCGGGCGTCTATGAATGCATTATATGGAATTAGATGATCACATGCACTAACTTACTTAAACGAGTAATTGTATGACAATGTGATTCTGTGGGCTATGTGTTAGACAACATGTAGGAATTTATAAATTAAACTAATTGAAATGGTAAACATATCAGGAAGAGATTGACATTCCTGATTACCTTTCAAGTTTActaccgagcaaactaaggtgagttcacagcCTTTTTCCAAAAGCACGCGGTCCTAGTTTGGAACAACACTTTTTACGGTAGCCCTGGTTAGGGCTACGCGCACGTTCCTAGTTAGAACCACTGAAACATATTATCTACTGGAGGTGGAGTAGTACACTTGGACTAAACGAACATTCTATCATGAAAGTCCCTACATTTTTACCGATTAGATTGCCGGGGAGGCATATGGGGGGTATTACTTGATAGccctattaggtttgacaaacctcacactaTGCTGGAGGCCGGGCGTGAACTGCTAACCTTCACTCTTGCATTAATGTTGATAGACCTTAATGAGGGCACAAACGAAACGTCAGCATTCGGTATATAGTTTAGTCATTTGACGAGGGTTAGCTACCCGAGTCATACATAAAACAAAAAGTTTTGTGAACTTACTTTTGctaaactcaaatttttgaattcgCCAACTTTATTGTTGACACATGGTTACATGCTTTACAGGTCAGTAGGTACAGCTGGGACGAACGGTTGCAATTGCTGGCGTGGTGTGATTTAATAAACTTTACGTTTTAAATTACTTATTAAGCTTATGGTTTATAAAATATCTGTTTGGATTGGTATCTTTATTTTTgctgcaacttaaactatgttttgcaAATTAAAACTTGATCGCTAATTAATCATGTTGTTaatgatttttttataattttaaatatttggttcaacatgattagtggctagatcctggtcagtcacacggcTCGCGGTAAGATTCTTCATGTgaaatttgagggtgtgacagtataTATTTAGATAAGCTATAAATTGATGTATAGATGTGTCTAAACTTCATATATTAAATAGCATTGTGTGGTCATTTTCGCCTTAGATACACGAATAAAATGTTGATACATTAGCGGTTATTTGTGTACGACAACATATATTGGAATACCACGTATATTCGAACAAAAGTAGATACACGACTATGGATCCACATATCTTATAACTATGTGTAGTTGTCATATGATATAattataacaatatatatatatatatatatttttttttttacatttaaaaTTCTGTTCATATATTTGATTACTTTACATCATTTGATTACTTTACAACAATATATTACAATGAAAAAAGTTAAATGGATAATTTCCTGATTTTCtcctttttaatttatttattatattaacaTCAATCGAATCAGGGTACTATCAAAGTAATAATAAATTGGAAGGTGATGAAGAAAGTAATGTATAGACATAGGCAGCAAAGGCGTGCATGCAATATATAAGGTGTACTACTGCTGTCGTAAAACCTTTTCCTTGTATAAAGCCTGTTTATCTGTTGTTTTTAATGTTCTATTTACAGTCTGTGAATTTAACTTTTGATGGTAATTTTAGTTAGAAATTTAGTTTACGAAATTATCtctttcaagaaaaaaaaaagtgaagttcaaaatgtcaaaaaaaaaaaaaaaagcaaataaAAACAGATTTCAAGGGACAATGTTAATGTATATCTTCTCTAATTGCGAAAAGAAATGGCAAAAATGATAACATAACTTCCTTTAGGTTCGATGAGTTTTAGAATAACAAATTATTATTGAGTTTAAGATATGAACGGCAAAAATCAAACAATTAACTTTTTCATTTTCGCATTGCCCACAAAATCATGTTAATTAGTTGCCTCTCAATTTCCTTCTTCTAATTTCAAACTTATAATAATATCTGTCTTTCAAGTTTCATGCATGATCTTTGGGTATGAAGTCACACATGTTTTACGAATTTGCATATTGCGTCTTTTTAGAAATCTCTTAAAAATAATTTTTCCTTTGTTTTTGGATCTAAAACTCGAGAGATTATTAGAGAAAGATGAAAAAAAATTGAGTCAAAAAGGGGACGAAGGGTGCAAGTACACATATTTATCTATTATCTCAACTTGTAATCTCTCTCGCCTAATATAAAGGGGGGAGATTGAGTACACATAAAAATTCACCTACTAAACGTGTGAAGTACTGAATACTTAAAAGCAAAATTCGTTTGGTGGCAATATAGTAAATATATCTCAAATATAGTTATAAGTAACTCAATCATTAGTCTAGTTTCGTTAGTCTAGTTGTATGTAGCGTAATTGTTAGGGTTAAAAGGGAATAAAAATTTACGCTAAAAATGTAGGAAGGAATAAAAGAGTAACATATGACATAATTAAAAATTAAGATAAAAGAAAATTTTGATCCTAAAAAACACTAGTCTAAAATCTAGCAcacaaaaaatacatataaaatataCAATACAACACATACAAAATATACTGGACAAAAAATACGACacaaaaacacaacacaaaaaaTTAGCATAAAATATATTGAAAAATATACAACTAAAAGATATAGTACAAAATACAACACAGAATATACACATAGAAATGCAGCAAACAATACAACATAGTCGccgtaatttaaaaaataaataaatttatattatatattgtACTTAAACTAACAATAAAAAATGCTAGATTTTATGTTATGGTTCTTAAAAAATAATGCTGTATAAAAATTATGAACATCTTACTATAAACTtgaaaaaattaaataaaagtagTTATTCTAAGGATGGGTGGTGTGGCTTAGCGCACTCTGTCACCTCACCATCTTTGGCGCCCCTACTCTATTTGTTGGGCGCTATTCTTGGCCACCGTCAAAGAGATAGCGGGCGTGAAGGGTTGCATCAGGTGGCACTCACGCCTTTTTTTGAACGggcaacgaatcctccaaatggagTACTGACGAAATTCACCATATCAGAATACACTCGCCTCcaaaccggggaaaaccctcacctagggccgaagcctgtgaacactcgcccgaaggcacgacagggcggtgaggtaaaacccgctcagttcaaggattgAACTAGCGATCTTCACCTATTCGCCTAGTCTctcatcatcaccaggtgccgcagaaaataatggggagggCAGGAATCGAACCTGATCGTCCCTTAGAACACCAAGTCTCTctcttaccactccaccaccacctcattggcGGCACCCACGTCTTTTGACCAATCAGATTTTGCTTATCTTTTTCTTAATATTTAATTAGAGGGCGCTATGAACTTGGTGGAGGCTTTATCCTACACCATCATTGTTAAAGGGGCGTCATTTTTATCCCAAAATCTATATGGCGTTTACGTGACGTGATAAAGCTCTCATGAGACTTTATACTACACCACCCAGCCTAAAAATTAAAATAGCAttctagatttttttttattttagccATTATTTAGAAAATTGAGGTTAGAAATTTCTTCTTTAACATTTTTATGGCAAATCCTTTTTTGGGAATTTCTCCTCCCATACACAGTACGCATTTAATGGTTATTATACTTTAAAAtatgaaattaaaaaaattaaaacctaactaaattttatatatttttctcCACCGAAAATCTTAATCATATAGTGACATCTTGAATGTTGATAAGTATTTCAAACTTTTACATTCCGGAGAGGCGTAATAAGGTTATAGGGTGTGTTTGTTTTTCTCCCTTTTCCCTCATCATCCATCTTAGTGTCACGTCACTCACTCGTTCCACCTCTTCCTCCCTCCTCTTCAAGGGTGTGGTCCTTTTTTCTCGTCCTTCCCCCTtccatttttactttttttaatacTAAtccataaaaaaattatattaaaatttaaaaaaagttacataaaataaaataaaaaatgacaaaatttgaaaaaaaaatgacgcaatttaaataaaaatagttCTACGGTGCATTTCCTCTTTGCCATTTATTCGCAATCTTGTCTTTCATTTTTTACATCACCACACGGTCTCCTTCTGTTAGGTTTTCGATGTCGGTTATCATGATTCGGAATTCTTCAGCCTTGTGTTGTTGTAGTTTCATTTCGAGTCACTTCCTATCCAATTGCAGCCTCTCTATTTCCCTCACTGCTTGAATATCCTTAAACTCGTTGAAGTTAAGAGTTTATCAGTTTTTGATAAATCGCTTGAGGTCATCCCCTCGTACCCAAAACCTTTGCAGCCGCTGTTTTTTTTGGTGCGGTCCCTTCCAATATTGGCCGCTCTGATTCAGGATTTGGAGCTTCATCTTCAAACTCGGGTTCATCGTTTATATTGATAGTACACCGTGCATCAAAAGCACCAGCAGTCTAACTCCCTGATGCCTCATTTTTTTCTCTAGGCATCACTTTCTAGTTCTCACATTTTTTCAATATTTCGTACAACCTCATGTATGGAAACGCTCCATGTTTTTTAGTGTATTGTTCAATAGCCGTCACTAAAACATTTTCATCATTTGCACCACTTGAACGATAGTTCCATGTCAGGGCCAAAGCCACGTCACCTCCTCGACACAGTCTAAGGGTGTTACCCATTCAAAGACTAAATTGTTACGAAAGTAGAACATCAAGAGAATGACCCAATACGTAACTTATCATACAACATATAGACAAAAGTTTAATATAGGGACGTAATTAAATTGTAGAGAGATACAAGAATTTGGCTAGTCTCTTTCCTCTCCTCTAGTCTCCAACCAACACTCTTTTTACCTCTTTATCTTGTGTTCATAAGTCATAAGCCCCCACAACCAGATCCAACTTGGTTGTTAATCTGTCAATTCACACCTATACATCATCTCAAATCAATCAGTCAATCATAACATCCCCACACATAGATTTTAATTCAATACAACCAAACAAATATGTCTGTCGACCTCTCCACTGCCaccttaccaccaccaccaccaccccttCACCACTCCGCCGATCAGCTATGCTATGTCCATTGCAGCCGCTGCGACACCGTCCTCGCCGTAAACATCTTCTTTATAAACACTTACTTATCCATCTTTCTTactcttgattattttatttttttagaacgGCAAACCAAACTATcattctttaaaaaaaaactagcAAGGAGCTAGATACACCGAAAAAACATACTAAGAAAACAACCAACCAAACAAATTACGCGATATGTTAATCTTGATTAGTTCacatgattttttttaatatctTTCTCTTGAAATTTTCTTTTTTAGAACGACAAACTTACACAACCTAAATTTTACATCAAGGTATTAAAAGTTTAGAACCCTCACCACTTGGGGGCAACAACTTACTACACTCCTTGATACCGCGCGGTTACAAGCGCTTTGGTTACTCTTGattaattagggttttgtttttTATGATATTTATAGGTCAGTGTTCCTTGCACAAGCTTGTTCAAGACAGTGACTGTCCGGTGTGGCCACTGCAGCTACCTCCTGCCGGTCACCATGTGTGGAATGATGCTACCACCGCCGGCGGTCAGCCCGTTACAGATTGGTCACTCTAGTTTCTTTTCTCCGGCCACCCATGGTCATCAGGTAAAAGATTCATCAAGATATAATCTTTTTCATGTTAGAAAAAATGGGTTTGGTTCTTATTATTCATGTGGCAGCTGGATGATCAGATTCCAAATGGGAGCTCAAGTtttttgatgaatcagaattttACAAATGATGTTTCTCTCACAGCCCATGGAGGATTATTCAGTGATCTTCCAAAGCCCCCAGTGATTAATCGACGTAAGATCGTATCCTAATTATTTAATTTCTTGTAAATATTGCctcttaataattaataaatataataatatatatacatatatattcatACTTGAAGAAATAAGAATATTCTTGACTTGTTATTTTGTATTAGGGTTTCTTCCTCTAACCtaatttattttaaatttaataataattagATGGTATACATATATGTGAATATATATCCATATAAAACCCTTAAAGTATGTTTTGAATTGGACAAAGCTGTGAACCCTACATAAACTGAATTCATGATGTTTTAAAAATCACCTTGAAAGCTTTCTTTTTCAGAAGTTTCTCACATTTCAATGTCCTCATGGTTTAAAATCAAAAGCAGTtttgttttctttctctttctaaTTTCCACTCATCTAGTCATCTTTTATAAGTTAGCAAACTATCTTTTAACTTGTTATCTCTTTTACACACTAAAATGGGCATCTATTAATTATATAGTTTACTTTTTGCATTCAGATATTGTTGAAAATAAAGTGATTAATGAATAATTTATCAaaagttataatttttgtattttataaatattttttccgAGGTTATCTCTGGATTCTATAATCTTTTACTTGACTTAACCGTTCTCACGTGGCAATACACGTGGGTGGCCGAGCATGATGCCCCCTCCCCCTAAACTAGAGTGTGCAGCCCCAAGCTTGTAGCTTCATAATAAAAGCCGGCACATAATAAACATATTAGCGCCAAATTTTTTAAGAAAATTAAAATCCAAGGTTACAGTTCCGGGTTATGTTCAACCGAAATTTAAAATCCTATGTTTACGCCCCTCCGAAAAAAGGGGGAATTGATCATAGTAATTAATTTAGTACTCACATTAAAAAAAGTTTAAGGGTtattgttgttttatttatatgAAACAATATTTTATTTTCATCTATATCTCAAAAGAACCGTAACTATTGAGCTATAACAAACTAGAATATGTATGCCCATAAGAAATATGATGTAGTGAAAAATGCCTTCTTTTAATTTATTTCAGATGTGGAAGGTTTAAATAATATAAGATGCAGGAATTTGAGTATTTTAAAGTATGTtagtttgccgttaaaaaaatcaaaactaactaggttattcaCCTTCACTGAATTACACTTAAAAATGTAAAATTATAACATGTTACCTAAAATGGTCAAAAGAGCCGAAACTAACCAAATTATAAGTGAATACATACTACTAACTAGAGAAGCTATTGTTCGAATATAATTTTGTATTTTCAGTAACATTATTTTACTATCATACCCTACAATTCTATTATCATACAAAAGGTACGAATAGGGTGAAAATGTAAAAAAACTGGAcagtggcattttcgtaattatttactcgtagagtaattatcaaaattactctacaaatgatcttatagggtaattttgatcttgtagagtaattttgtaaaatgtttataggataattttgatcttgtagagtaattttaaattttatgttgtttgataaacttgcagaagtaattttgatacacttgtagagttattttaatacacttgtagagtaattttgataattatcatacaagattaaaattacatcaaaattactctacaagatacacttgtagagtaatttggataattaccctacaaaatcaaaattactctacaa
This genomic interval carries:
- the LOC110897925 gene encoding axial regulator YABBY 3 isoform X1, with product MSVDLSTATLPPPPPPLHHSADQLCYVHCSRCDTVLAVSVPCTSLFKTVTVRCGHCSYLLPVTMCGMMLPPPAVSPLQIGHSSFFSPATHGHQLDDQIPNGSSSFLMNQNFTNDVSLTAHGGLFSDLPKPPVINRPPEKRQRIPSAYNRFIKEEIQRIKARNPDISHREAFSAAAKNWAHFPHIRFGLVADKTTAAVKKASMQQQETERGFMKESLFAAANVGLSPYNY
- the LOC110897925 gene encoding axial regulator YABBY 3 isoform X2, encoding MSVDLSTATLPPPPPPLHHSADQLCYVHCSRCDTVLAVSVPCTSLFKTVTVRCGHCSYLLPVTMCGMMLPPPAVSPLQIGHSSFFSPATHGHQIPNGSSSFLMNQNFTNDVSLTAHGGLFSDLPKPPVINRPPEKRQRIPSAYNRFIKEEIQRIKARNPDISHREAFSAAAKNWAHFPHIRFGLVADKTTAAVKKASMQQQETERGFMKESLFAAANVGLSPYNY